One genomic segment of Clavelina lepadiformis chromosome 3, kaClaLepa1.1, whole genome shotgun sequence includes these proteins:
- the LOC143450831 gene encoding synaptic vesicular amine transporter-like isoform X1: MHSNEKILMFKVFAVVVVNLAMTINFGLLSMTALVVPKIFQNTPMICDSDLTKASVNGTRLTNATFGLATANVSSAQQVVTPRSSKEAEKYFPFFENFNKTAFYTAKSIFQAFSSVVIGPIIDRFGHKFAMYAGTVFLFITAIGFCLGQSYPLLLLSATIHGIGSSCVTVGGMTMLAKTFNHKKERRNIFELTLASIAASISGGLAVWSLLNPVDYTTNAATFFVIAATITSLGLCQLFHSYLDTKTIKKVVTLTEKKVEKDKKPIDMWKFPKHFYVLVLEALLLLGLVVGVMFGGFSSWLTCRSFPELISGTGKGFVFLPAFFGFQLTASLVPYSTLSIRYLFPLTIVALGMAITSLGLLAIILSSSLFHILICLLVVGCGCGVVAGFIYPNLAWLVAVSGMSNYGTVYGLADAIICVGFTAGIFAASAVLQASTYVKLMLLSACVCLWYATFLVVLVLSVKRIPSVYKQMLRSRTTNNGDKLLVTTSTATKPIRQEIEINV, encoded by the exons cCCTGGTCGTTCCAAAGATCTTTCAGAACACCCCCATGATATGTGACTCAGACTTGACCAAAGCTAGCGTTAACGGTACCAGGTTAACAAACGCCACCTTTGGGTTGGCAACTGCAAATGTGTCGTCTGCACAGCAAGTTGTCACGCCACGAAGTTCAAAGGaagctgaaaaatattttcctttctttgaaaacttcaacaaaactgCTTTTTATACCGCTAAATCAATATTTCAAGCTTTTTCCAGTGTTGTCATAGGTCCAATCATCGATAGATTCGGGCACAAGTTTGCCATGTATGCAGGAACAGTATTTCTCTTCATAACTGCAATAG GATTTTGTCTGGGCCAGAGTTACCCTCTTCTTCTTTTATCGGCCACCATACATGGCATTGGGTCTTCGTGTGTTACGGTAGGCGGGATGACTATGCTGGCGAAGACCTTCAACCACAAAAAAGAACGACGAAATATATTTGAGCTGACTCTGGCATCAATAGCAGCTTCCATATCAG GTGGGCTGGCAGTCTGGAGCTTACTGAACCCAGTTGACTATACTACAAATGCAGCCACGTTTTTCGTCATTGCAGCGACGATAACTTCGCTCGGACTCTGTCAGCTTTTCCACAGTTATTTGGACACCAAAACCATTAAAAAGGTTGTTACATTGActgaaaaaaaagttgaaaag GATAAGAAACCAATCGACATGTGGAAATTCCCCAAACACTTCTACGTGCTTGTGCTGGAAGCCCTTCTGTTACTTGGATTGGTGGTAGGAGTTATGTTCGGCGGATTTTCAAGCTGGTTAACTTGTCGGTCATTTCCTGAATTAATTTCag GTACCGGTAAgggttttgtttttcttcctGCGTTTTTTGGCTTCCAGCTGACAGCAAGTTTAGTCCCTTATTCAACCCTTTCCATCCGCTATCTTTTCCCGTTGACGATTGTGGCGCTGGGAATGGCCATCACTTCTTTGGGATTATTGGCAATAATACTTTCATCAAG CTTATTCCACATCCTGATCTGTTTGCTTGTTGTTGGCTGTGGATGTGGGGTGGTTGCCGGTTTTATTTATCCAAATTTGGCCTGGCTGGTAGCAGTTAGTGGAATGTCAAACTACGGAACCGTATACGGATTGGCGGATGCTATCATCTGTGTTGGTTTTACTGCAG GTATTTTTGCCGCCAGTGCAGTCTTGCAAGCTTCGACCTACGTCAAATTGATGTTGCTGTCTGCTTGTGTTTGCTTGTGGTACGCCACGTTTTTAGTGGTCCTGGTCTTGTCAGTGAAACGAATACCGTCAGTTTACAAACAAAT GTTACGGTCGAGAACGACAAATAATGGTGataaattgctggtaacaactagcacggccactaaacccataaGACaagaaatagaaataaatgtATAG
- the LOC143450831 gene encoding synaptic vesicular amine transporter-like isoform X2, with amino-acid sequence MHSNEKILMFKVFAVVVVNLAMTINFGLLSMTALVVPKIFQNTPMICDSDLTKASVNGTRLTNATFGLATANVSSAQQVVTPRSSKEAEKYFPFFENFNKTAFYTAKSIFQAFSSVVIGPIIDRFGHKFAMYAGTVFLFITAIGFCLGQSYPLLLLSATIHGIGSSCVTVGGMTMLAKTFNHKKERRNIFELTLASIAASISGGLAVWSLLNPVDYTTNAATFFVIAATITSLGLCQLFHSYLDTKTIKKDKKPIDMWKFPKHFYVLVLEALLLLGLVVGVMFGGFSSWLTCRSFPELISGTGKGFVFLPAFFGFQLTASLVPYSTLSIRYLFPLTIVALGMAITSLGLLAIILSSSLFHILICLLVVGCGCGVVAGFIYPNLAWLVAVSGMSNYGTVYGLADAIICVGFTAGIFAASAVLQASTYVKLMLLSACVCLWYATFLVVLVLSVKRIPSVYKQMLRSRTTNNGDKLLVTTSTATKPIRQEIEINV; translated from the exons cCCTGGTCGTTCCAAAGATCTTTCAGAACACCCCCATGATATGTGACTCAGACTTGACCAAAGCTAGCGTTAACGGTACCAGGTTAACAAACGCCACCTTTGGGTTGGCAACTGCAAATGTGTCGTCTGCACAGCAAGTTGTCACGCCACGAAGTTCAAAGGaagctgaaaaatattttcctttctttgaaaacttcaacaaaactgCTTTTTATACCGCTAAATCAATATTTCAAGCTTTTTCCAGTGTTGTCATAGGTCCAATCATCGATAGATTCGGGCACAAGTTTGCCATGTATGCAGGAACAGTATTTCTCTTCATAACTGCAATAG GATTTTGTCTGGGCCAGAGTTACCCTCTTCTTCTTTTATCGGCCACCATACATGGCATTGGGTCTTCGTGTGTTACGGTAGGCGGGATGACTATGCTGGCGAAGACCTTCAACCACAAAAAAGAACGACGAAATATATTTGAGCTGACTCTGGCATCAATAGCAGCTTCCATATCAG GTGGGCTGGCAGTCTGGAGCTTACTGAACCCAGTTGACTATACTACAAATGCAGCCACGTTTTTCGTCATTGCAGCGACGATAACTTCGCTCGGACTCTGTCAGCTTTTCCACAGTTATTTGGACACCAAAACCATTAAAAAG GATAAGAAACCAATCGACATGTGGAAATTCCCCAAACACTTCTACGTGCTTGTGCTGGAAGCCCTTCTGTTACTTGGATTGGTGGTAGGAGTTATGTTCGGCGGATTTTCAAGCTGGTTAACTTGTCGGTCATTTCCTGAATTAATTTCag GTACCGGTAAgggttttgtttttcttcctGCGTTTTTTGGCTTCCAGCTGACAGCAAGTTTAGTCCCTTATTCAACCCTTTCCATCCGCTATCTTTTCCCGTTGACGATTGTGGCGCTGGGAATGGCCATCACTTCTTTGGGATTATTGGCAATAATACTTTCATCAAG CTTATTCCACATCCTGATCTGTTTGCTTGTTGTTGGCTGTGGATGTGGGGTGGTTGCCGGTTTTATTTATCCAAATTTGGCCTGGCTGGTAGCAGTTAGTGGAATGTCAAACTACGGAACCGTATACGGATTGGCGGATGCTATCATCTGTGTTGGTTTTACTGCAG GTATTTTTGCCGCCAGTGCAGTCTTGCAAGCTTCGACCTACGTCAAATTGATGTTGCTGTCTGCTTGTGTTTGCTTGTGGTACGCCACGTTTTTAGTGGTCCTGGTCTTGTCAGTGAAACGAATACCGTCAGTTTACAAACAAAT GTTACGGTCGAGAACGACAAATAATGGTGataaattgctggtaacaactagcacggccactaaacccataaGACaagaaatagaaataaatgtATAG
- the LOC143450831 gene encoding synaptic vesicular amine transporter-like isoform X3: MHSNEKILMFKVFAVVVVNLAMTINFGLLSMTALVVPKIFQNTPMICDSDLTKASVNGTRLTNATFGLATANVSSAQQVVTPRSSKEAEKYFPFFENFNKTAFYTAKSIFQAFSSVVIGPIIDRFGHKFAMYAGTVFLFITAIGFCLGQSYPLLLLSATIHGIGSSCVTVGGMTMLAKTFNHKKERRNIFELTLASIAASISGGLAVWSLLNPVDYTTNAATFFVIAATITSLGLCQLFHSYLDTKTIKKVVTLTEKKVEKDKKPIDMWKFPKHFYVLVLEALLLLGLVVGVMFGGFSSWLTCRSFPELISGTGKGFVFLPAFFGFQLTASLVPYSTLSIRYLFPLTIVALGMAITSLGLLAIILSSSLFHILICLLVVGCGCGVVAGFIYPNLAWLVAVSGMSNYGTVYGLADAIICVGFTAGIFAASAVLQASTYVKLMLLSACVCLWYATFLVVLVLSVKRIPSVYKQIVNSKVTTSSVSNV, encoded by the exons cCCTGGTCGTTCCAAAGATCTTTCAGAACACCCCCATGATATGTGACTCAGACTTGACCAAAGCTAGCGTTAACGGTACCAGGTTAACAAACGCCACCTTTGGGTTGGCAACTGCAAATGTGTCGTCTGCACAGCAAGTTGTCACGCCACGAAGTTCAAAGGaagctgaaaaatattttcctttctttgaaaacttcaacaaaactgCTTTTTATACCGCTAAATCAATATTTCAAGCTTTTTCCAGTGTTGTCATAGGTCCAATCATCGATAGATTCGGGCACAAGTTTGCCATGTATGCAGGAACAGTATTTCTCTTCATAACTGCAATAG GATTTTGTCTGGGCCAGAGTTACCCTCTTCTTCTTTTATCGGCCACCATACATGGCATTGGGTCTTCGTGTGTTACGGTAGGCGGGATGACTATGCTGGCGAAGACCTTCAACCACAAAAAAGAACGACGAAATATATTTGAGCTGACTCTGGCATCAATAGCAGCTTCCATATCAG GTGGGCTGGCAGTCTGGAGCTTACTGAACCCAGTTGACTATACTACAAATGCAGCCACGTTTTTCGTCATTGCAGCGACGATAACTTCGCTCGGACTCTGTCAGCTTTTCCACAGTTATTTGGACACCAAAACCATTAAAAAGGTTGTTACATTGActgaaaaaaaagttgaaaag GATAAGAAACCAATCGACATGTGGAAATTCCCCAAACACTTCTACGTGCTTGTGCTGGAAGCCCTTCTGTTACTTGGATTGGTGGTAGGAGTTATGTTCGGCGGATTTTCAAGCTGGTTAACTTGTCGGTCATTTCCTGAATTAATTTCag GTACCGGTAAgggttttgtttttcttcctGCGTTTTTTGGCTTCCAGCTGACAGCAAGTTTAGTCCCTTATTCAACCCTTTCCATCCGCTATCTTTTCCCGTTGACGATTGTGGCGCTGGGAATGGCCATCACTTCTTTGGGATTATTGGCAATAATACTTTCATCAAG CTTATTCCACATCCTGATCTGTTTGCTTGTTGTTGGCTGTGGATGTGGGGTGGTTGCCGGTTTTATTTATCCAAATTTGGCCTGGCTGGTAGCAGTTAGTGGAATGTCAAACTACGGAACCGTATACGGATTGGCGGATGCTATCATCTGTGTTGGTTTTACTGCAG GTATTTTTGCCGCCAGTGCAGTCTTGCAAGCTTCGACCTACGTCAAATTGATGTTGCTGTCTGCTTGTGTTTGCTTGTGGTACGCCACGTTTTTAGTGGTCCTGGTCTTGTCAGTGAAACGAATACCGTCAGTTTACAAACAAAT TGTCAACTCAAAAGTCACGACAAGTTCTGTGAGCAACGTTTAA